In the Flavisolibacter tropicus genome, one interval contains:
- a CDS encoding serine hydrolase domain-containing protein, producing the protein MKKHLFRHLGYTAAMAVVFAACTPEKATVQTPIKADANSAFFSAFADSLEKGLDKTQYGYSIAIYSGSKLVLNRSAGQRSKAVDAEGAQPFTNTTRIHIASLSKTITAITALELLQEKGISLSDSVYKYLPAQWSMTASFKTITFHQLLTHTSGLRNADGSSNNTDLNTYKSLKAMAAREIDSSKSYCYQNANFGLLRIALPVINGLALTGNEAQDDNNTQQAYELLVQQHVFDKSGIANAQCEWQPGYALLYDYPYTGRRGYNAGNLTGRAGGLGWYLTANELGKVLSKLSNPGDESILTNNWKDSLLQKGYGCFSTATTKGDAYWHDGIWHWMPQGQVPQGMRSLWIKLPYQDMTVVLLVNALREQNNAPAFPVEHTGIVSYVVSAFNAALKKPS; encoded by the coding sequence ATGAAAAAACACCTGTTCCGGCACCTTGGCTATACGGCTGCAATGGCGGTGGTTTTTGCAGCCTGCACGCCAGAAAAAGCTACCGTTCAAACTCCTATCAAAGCAGACGCTAATAGCGCCTTCTTTTCTGCGTTTGCTGATAGCCTGGAAAAGGGCTTGGACAAAACACAATATGGGTACTCTATTGCTATATACAGTGGATCAAAGCTGGTGCTGAATCGCTCTGCCGGTCAGCGTTCTAAAGCTGTTGATGCTGAAGGTGCACAACCGTTTACAAATACCACGCGCATTCACATAGCCAGTCTTTCAAAAACCATTACTGCTATAACTGCACTGGAGTTGCTACAGGAAAAAGGGATTTCTCTTTCCGACAGCGTTTATAAATACCTGCCTGCGCAATGGAGCATGACTGCGAGTTTTAAGACTATTACCTTTCACCAATTGCTTACACATACAAGCGGACTGCGCAATGCCGATGGCAGTAGCAACAATACAGACTTAAATACCTACAAAAGTCTGAAAGCCATGGCAGCTCGGGAAATCGATTCTTCAAAAAGCTATTGTTATCAAAACGCCAACTTTGGCTTATTGCGTATAGCCCTGCCTGTTATTAATGGGTTAGCGCTGACAGGTAATGAGGCGCAGGACGATAACAATACCCAGCAGGCGTATGAACTATTAGTACAACAACATGTGTTTGATAAAAGCGGCATTGCCAACGCACAATGTGAATGGCAACCGGGTTATGCCTTGCTGTATGATTATCCCTATACTGGCCGCCGCGGTTATAATGCCGGCAACCTGACCGGCCGCGCTGGTGGCTTAGGCTGGTACCTGACGGCTAATGAGCTAGGTAAAGTATTAAGCAAACTTTCCAACCCTGGTGATGAAAGCATTTTAACCAACAACTGGAAAGACTCTTTACTGCAAAAAGGCTATGGCTGCTTTTCTACTGCTACCACCAAGGGAGACGCCTACTGGCACGACGGTATCTGGCATTGGATGCCCCAAGGTCAGGTGCCGCAGGGCATGCGTAGCTTGTGGATAAAGCTGCCCTACCAGGATATGACCGTGGTGCTATTGGTAAATGCCCTGCGTGAACAAAATAACGCACCGGCCTTCCCGGTAGAACATACAGGTATTGTGTCGTATGTAGTGAGCGCGTTTAATGCAGCGCTGAAAAAGCCATCCTAA
- a CDS encoding acyl-CoA dehydrogenase family protein, whose protein sequence is MSTAQTTTSTLKGGEWLIKESDPQTTFIPEDFTEEQHMIRDMCNQFLEAEVKPRLDELDSLEPGLMRSLVEKAGEQGLLATAFPEQYGGLGKDFVTSTIVNEYLGAGHSFSVAISAHTGIGTLPILYFGTDEQKQKYIPKLITGEWIGAYGLTEPNSGSDALSAKTTARLSEDGKYYLLNGQKCWITNGGFADVYTVFAKIDGDKFTGFIVERGFEGFTQGPEEDKMGIKGSSTVQLYFQDCKVPVENVLGDIGKGHKIAFNILNIGRLKLCAAAVGGAKMAATTSVEYAITREQFKTSIANFGAIKHKLAEMVIKIFACESALYRTAKWISDNEEESLAAGKPFNEALLNAAEEYAIECAILKVNGSEVLDYVVDEGVQIHGGNGFSAEYEISRAYRDSRINRIFEGTNEINRLLTVDMTLKRAMQGRLNLMGAAMKVQGELMSIPDFGDEDETPFAAERKLVANFKKAVMLTAGAAAQKLMMKLESEQEILMNIADMAIETFVAESLLLRVMKLAEKGGNGLYKDILGCYLYDTADNINKWGKDAINAFAEGDEQRMILMGIKRFTKAQSFNSKDARRRIADAFIEQKRYFL, encoded by the coding sequence ATGAGCACCGCACAAACAACAACATCTACCCTGAAAGGCGGCGAATGGCTGATTAAGGAAAGCGATCCGCAAACCACGTTCATCCCGGAAGATTTTACGGAAGAACAGCACATGATTCGCGACATGTGTAACCAGTTTCTGGAAGCAGAAGTAAAACCCCGCCTTGATGAGCTGGATAGTCTGGAGCCCGGACTCATGCGCTCGCTGGTAGAAAAAGCAGGCGAGCAAGGCTTGCTGGCTACGGCCTTCCCCGAGCAATATGGTGGTTTAGGTAAAGACTTTGTTACATCTACTATCGTAAACGAATACTTAGGTGCCGGTCACTCTTTTTCTGTAGCCATTTCGGCTCACACCGGTATTGGTACCTTACCCATTCTTTATTTTGGAACCGACGAACAAAAACAGAAGTACATACCCAAGCTCATTACCGGCGAATGGATAGGCGCTTATGGCTTGACAGAGCCTAACAGCGGTAGCGATGCCTTAAGTGCTAAGACAACAGCCCGCCTGAGCGAAGATGGTAAGTATTATCTCCTGAATGGTCAGAAGTGCTGGATCACTAATGGTGGTTTTGCAGACGTATATACCGTGTTTGCCAAGATAGATGGCGACAAGTTTACCGGCTTTATTGTAGAACGCGGCTTTGAGGGCTTTACACAAGGGCCCGAAGAAGACAAAATGGGTATAAAGGGTTCTTCTACCGTACAATTGTACTTCCAGGATTGTAAAGTACCGGTAGAAAACGTGTTGGGTGATATTGGCAAGGGCCATAAAATTGCCTTCAATATCCTGAATATTGGTCGCTTGAAATTATGCGCAGCAGCTGTAGGTGGTGCAAAAATGGCAGCCACTACTTCTGTAGAATACGCTATCACCCGCGAACAGTTCAAAACATCTATTGCCAATTTTGGTGCTATCAAGCACAAACTGGCCGAGATGGTGATCAAGATCTTTGCTTGTGAGAGTGCCTTATACAGAACGGCTAAGTGGATCTCTGATAACGAAGAAGAATCCTTAGCTGCTGGCAAACCATTCAATGAAGCCCTGTTGAATGCCGCTGAAGAATACGCCATAGAATGTGCTATCTTAAAAGTAAATGGTAGCGAGGTGTTGGATTATGTGGTAGATGAAGGCGTACAGATTCATGGTGGTAACGGCTTTAGTGCCGAATACGAGATCTCCCGCGCTTATCGCGACAGCCGTATTAATCGCATCTTTGAAGGCACCAACGAGATCAACCGCCTCTTAACAGTTGACATGACCCTTAAGCGCGCCATGCAAGGCCGCCTGAACCTGATGGGCGCTGCCATGAAAGTGCAAGGGGAGCTGATGTCCATTCCTGACTTTGGCGATGAGGATGAAACACCATTTGCGGCCGAACGCAAGCTGGTAGCCAACTTCAAAAAAGCAGTGATGCTGACAGCAGGTGCGGCGGCTCAAAAACTGATGATGAAGCTGGAGAGCGAACAGGAGATCCTGATGAACATTGCCGATATGGCCATTGAAACTTTTGTGGCTGAAAGTTTGTTATTGCGTGTTATGAAGCTGGCTGAAAAAGGTGGAAATGGTCTTTATAAGGACATCCTGGGCTGCTACTTGTATGACACAGCAGATAACATCAACAAGTGGGGTAAAGATGCCATCAATGCCTTTGCCGAAGGCGATGAGCAACGCATGATCCTTATGGGTATCAAACGCTTTACCAAGGCACAATCATTCAACAGCAAAGACGCCCGCCGTCGCATTGCCGATGCCTTCATTGAGCAGAAGCGCTATTTTCTGTAA
- a CDS encoding MarR family winged helix-turn-helix transcriptional regulator, producing the protein MPNNQFKRGELYSFIAGVASTAIARRLQKKFNAVGLNLTIEQWSVLYHLWKDDGMSQQELCTATFRDKPSITRLVDNLEKLNLVKRVPDETDRRINKIYLTKEAQKLQDQTMNMANETLNEALNGVLPEHVELSKQVLQKVYDNLNGQAEQ; encoded by the coding sequence ATGCCAAACAACCAATTCAAGAGAGGAGAATTATACAGCTTTATCGCCGGTGTGGCGTCCACCGCCATTGCCCGCCGTCTGCAAAAGAAGTTCAACGCCGTAGGCTTGAATTTAACCATTGAACAATGGAGCGTTTTGTACCACTTATGGAAAGACGATGGCATGAGCCAGCAGGAACTGTGTACCGCTACCTTTCGCGATAAACCCAGCATCACACGCCTGGTAGACAACCTGGAGAAATTGAATCTGGTAAAACGCGTACCCGATGAAACAGACAGGCGGATCAACAAGATCTACCTGACCAAGGAGGCGCAAAAGCTGCAGGATCAAACCATGAACATGGCGAATGAAACCCTGAACGAAGCGTTGAATGGCGTACTACCCGAGCACGTTGAACTGTCCAAACAGGTATTGCAGAAGGTGTATGATAACCTGAATGGGCAGGCAGAACAGTGA
- a CDS encoding glycosyltransferase, which translates to MLLLFTTIFLLGSYGVLLRYYLHSWEKAGRYEPLPLQEIPFISVIVAARNEEHTLPQLIQSLKRQDHPQDAFEVIIVNDHSTDGTAQLALDLPANFHMAVPEVNAADSSKKKAIAFGISRAKGELIVVTDADCVVPPHWLPTIAAFQQQTGAQFIAAPVKFTHDNSLLQAFQALDFLVLQGITAASVSARFHSMANGANLAYTKQAYTNVNGFEGIDAVASGDDMLLMYKIWQQHPEQVLYLKSKEAIVTTGPMKTWGQFINQRRRWASKTFHYEDKKVMGVAALVYGVNLWFVVLLLASLFNSTNWLVLLGSLFVKLFLELPFVNSVARFYNEQKLLWYFPLFQPLHILYTVSVGFLSQLGAYEWKGRQTK; encoded by the coding sequence ATGCTGCTACTGTTCACTACAATTTTCTTGCTAGGTTCCTATGGTGTACTGCTCCGATATTATTTACATAGTTGGGAGAAAGCTGGCCGGTATGAACCATTGCCTTTGCAAGAAATCCCCTTTATTTCGGTAATAGTAGCTGCACGTAATGAGGAGCACACTTTGCCTCAATTGATCCAATCATTGAAAAGACAGGACCATCCTCAAGATGCATTTGAAGTCATAATTGTGAATGACCATTCGACCGATGGAACAGCGCAGCTGGCATTGGACTTGCCAGCCAACTTTCATATGGCAGTGCCAGAGGTGAATGCTGCAGATTCTTCAAAAAAGAAAGCGATAGCCTTTGGTATAAGCCGGGCTAAGGGTGAATTGATTGTTGTGACCGATGCAGATTGTGTGGTGCCGCCTCACTGGCTGCCAACTATCGCAGCTTTTCAACAGCAAACAGGCGCCCAGTTTATAGCCGCCCCCGTGAAGTTTACTCATGATAACAGCTTATTACAGGCATTTCAGGCGCTGGACTTTTTAGTACTGCAAGGCATAACAGCAGCCAGTGTATCGGCTCGCTTTCACAGCATGGCCAATGGTGCTAACCTGGCCTATACAAAGCAGGCGTATACTAATGTGAATGGCTTTGAAGGCATTGATGCCGTGGCCAGTGGCGATGATATGCTGCTGATGTACAAGATCTGGCAGCAGCACCCCGAGCAGGTGTTGTACCTGAAAAGTAAGGAAGCCATTGTAACCACGGGGCCTATGAAAACCTGGGGCCAGTTTATCAACCAACGCCGCCGCTGGGCCAGTAAGACCTTTCACTACGAGGATAAGAAGGTGATGGGTGTAGCTGCATTAGTGTATGGCGTGAACCTTTGGTTTGTGGTGTTATTACTAGCCAGTCTCTTCAATAGCACAAACTGGCTAGTACTGCTAGGTTCTCTATTTGTTAAGTTATTTCTAGAACTTCCCTTTGTTAATAGTGTAGCACGCTTTTATAACGAGCAAAAACTGCTTTGGTACTTTCCTCTTTTTCAACCGCTGCATATACTATACACAGTAAGTGTTGGTTTCCTAAGCCAGCTGGGAGCTTATGAGTGGAAAGGGCGGCAAACGAAGTAG
- a CDS encoding ion transporter, translated as MPTPNDTAPWRHRLHTIIFESDTVAGKAFDIGLLVLILASISVVMLDSIARLHQSYSNEFFIMEWIFTGIFTLEYILRLVSVKRPLLYVTSVLGLIDLLSILPMYLSVFFVGAQSLLVLRALRLLRIFRIFKLTHFISEMNFLGTAIKSSLKKISIFMLAVLAIVIILGSLMYVVEGGQNGYTSIPASIYWAIVTITTVGYGDISPVTSLGKLIASVIMLLGYGIIAVPTGILTTEMAIAARTKSQHRDVCPSCGREGHDADAKFCKYCGEKL; from the coding sequence ATGCCCACACCAAACGATACCGCGCCCTGGCGCCATCGGTTGCATACCATTATTTTTGAGTCCGACACAGTGGCTGGCAAGGCTTTCGACATAGGCCTGCTGGTACTCATCCTGGCCAGCATCAGTGTGGTGATGTTAGACAGTATTGCCAGGTTACACCAATCTTACAGTAATGAGTTCTTTATAATGGAGTGGATCTTTACAGGCATCTTTACGCTGGAGTATATCCTGCGCCTGGTGAGTGTAAAACGACCTTTACTCTATGTTACCAGTGTCTTGGGCTTGATCGACCTGCTCTCCATTCTCCCAATGTACTTGAGTGTATTCTTTGTTGGCGCGCAATCATTACTGGTTTTGCGCGCACTGCGCCTGCTCCGCATTTTCCGCATCTTTAAGCTTACCCACTTTATTTCCGAAATGAACTTTCTTGGCACCGCTATCAAAAGCAGTCTGAAGAAGATCAGCATCTTTATGCTGGCCGTGCTGGCCATTGTTATCATATTGGGTTCTTTGATGTATGTGGTAGAGGGTGGACAAAACGGCTACACCAGTATTCCCGCTAGTATCTATTGGGCTATCGTTACTATTACCACGGTAGGTTATGGCGATATCTCGCCGGTTACATCCTTGGGTAAGCTCATTGCCAGTGTTATCATGCTCCTGGGTTATGGTATCATTGCTGTGCCTACAGGTATTCTTACTACCGAAATGGCTATTGCTGCCCGCACCAAGTCACAGCACCGCGATGTGTGCCCTTCCTGTGGCCGGGAAGGCCATGATGCCGACGCCAAGTTCTGTAAGTATTGTGGAGAGAAGCTGTGA
- a CDS encoding NmrA family NAD(P)-binding protein produces the protein MNRILVTGATGTTGQFIFDTLSQRNDLDVKGASRQGHPYGHTPLVHFDYNDRSSIQAALDGVDKVFLITPFTAHMMEMESRVIEEIGRSRCVKHVVKLSIAGAEAEQPTALAKVHRQLEQELEQTGKAITVLRAQSYMQNYARFMGVNIKAHSAFYLPLGVARVSLVDVRDVADVAVKVLTEEGHEGNAYTLTGPQALSNYEIAHILTAVLERRINYVVVSESQTLAGMRVAGTPEWIRDAMLELYRYQKNEQARFLTNHIEWITGNSPRSFEQFAHDYKEAFVKETTQLKMTA, from the coding sequence ATGAACCGTATACTTGTTACCGGTGCTACGGGCACCACCGGCCAGTTTATTTTTGATACTCTTTCCCAGCGCAACGATTTAGATGTAAAAGGCGCTAGTCGACAAGGCCATCCTTATGGGCATACTCCGCTAGTTCATTTTGATTATAACGACCGCTCCTCAATACAAGCTGCACTTGATGGTGTAGACAAAGTGTTTTTGATCACACCATTTACCGCGCACATGATGGAGATGGAAAGCCGTGTGATTGAAGAAATTGGGCGTTCTCGATGTGTTAAGCACGTGGTAAAGCTGTCCATAGCCGGAGCTGAAGCGGAGCAGCCTACAGCATTGGCCAAGGTTCATCGTCAACTGGAACAAGAGCTGGAGCAAACCGGTAAAGCCATAACGGTTCTGCGTGCCCAGAGCTATATGCAAAACTATGCCCGCTTCATGGGCGTCAACATTAAGGCGCATAGTGCATTCTATCTGCCCTTGGGCGTAGCTCGTGTGAGCTTAGTAGATGTACGAGATGTAGCCGATGTGGCCGTAAAGGTGCTTACAGAAGAAGGTCATGAGGGCAACGCCTATACGCTGACCGGTCCGCAGGCATTAAGCAACTACGAGATTGCGCATATCCTTACCGCCGTACTGGAGCGACGCATCAATTATGTAGTGGTATCGGAAAGCCAAACCTTGGCCGGTATGCGCGTGGCTGGTACGCCCGAGTGGATCCGCGATGCCATGTTGGAGTTGTATCGCTATCAGAAGAACGAACAGGCACGCTTTTTAACCAACCATATTGAATGGATCACCGGCAATTCCCCTCGCAGTTTTGAACAGTTTGCACACGACTATAAAGAAGCCTTCGTTAAAGAGACCACCCAACTTAAAATGACAGCATGA
- a CDS encoding DNA-3-methyladenine glycosylase family protein: MVQTFDSSNFYSICDGLAAKDTHLATVIREYGYPPVWTRSNTFSTLVLTILEQQVSLASAFAAYKKLLEKLITITPEKILALSDEELRSCYFSRQKIVYVRGLAQSIVTNHINLEWLSEQPDELVRTTLKQLKGIGDWTVDIYLMHALQRLDLFPLGDLALINAMKMLMHLEKPTKEELLIIAEPWKPHRTIATMILWHYYIKRRTLSCCISCI, encoded by the coding sequence ATGGTTCAGACATTTGACTCCAGCAATTTCTATAGTATCTGTGATGGACTGGCAGCCAAGGATACACACTTAGCAACTGTTATCAGGGAGTATGGCTATCCGCCAGTATGGACACGCTCCAATACCTTTTCTACTTTAGTATTGACTATACTGGAACAACAAGTTTCTCTTGCCTCCGCTTTTGCGGCTTATAAAAAGTTGTTGGAAAAACTTATTACCATTACGCCGGAAAAAATATTGGCATTAAGTGATGAGGAGTTACGCAGTTGTTATTTCAGCCGGCAAAAGATCGTTTATGTCAGAGGGTTGGCTCAATCAATTGTAACCAATCACATTAATTTGGAATGGTTGTCCGAACAGCCCGATGAATTAGTGCGCACCACACTCAAGCAATTAAAAGGTATTGGCGATTGGACAGTAGATATCTACCTGATGCACGCCTTGCAACGGCTGGACTTATTCCCGCTTGGCGACTTGGCATTGATCAATGCTATGAAGATGTTAATGCATTTGGAAAAGCCTACAAAAGAAGAACTGTTAATCATTGCCGAACCCTGGAAACCCCACCGCACTATTGCCACCATGATCCTGTGGCACTATTACATCAAAAGAAGAACATTAAGTTGCTGCATTAGTTGTATATAA
- a CDS encoding enoyl-CoA hydratase/isomerase family protein → MVQDLVNGYVTSETHNGITTIEFFHPQSNSLPHRLLVDLANEIHAAGTDRDTKVIVLRSGGEKTFCAGASFDELVAINDAQKGYTFFSGFANVINAMRHCPKLIIGRIHGKCVGGGVGLAAAVDYAIAVEGAEVRLSELAVGIGAFVIGPAVERKIGTSAFSQLAIDANMWRNSDWARRKGLYAELHPALEGMEESIARLANQLANSSPEAMKEMKKMFWSGTDDWDDLLSKRAEISGRLVLSHFSKEAIAKFKAKV, encoded by the coding sequence ATGGTTCAGGATTTAGTAAATGGCTATGTTACAAGTGAGACCCATAACGGTATCACTACAATTGAATTCTTCCATCCTCAAAGTAATTCACTGCCCCACCGCCTTCTGGTGGACTTGGCAAATGAGATCCATGCAGCGGGTACAGACAGGGACACAAAGGTGATTGTATTGCGCTCCGGTGGCGAAAAAACCTTTTGTGCAGGTGCTTCGTTTGATGAACTGGTAGCTATCAATGATGCTCAAAAAGGCTATACTTTCTTTAGTGGATTTGCCAACGTGATCAACGCCATGCGCCACTGCCCTAAGCTGATCATTGGCCGCATTCATGGCAAATGTGTGGGTGGCGGTGTAGGATTGGCGGCAGCGGTTGATTATGCTATTGCAGTAGAAGGCGCTGAGGTACGCTTGAGCGAGCTGGCCGTAGGTATTGGTGCGTTTGTGATTGGGCCGGCTGTGGAAAGAAAGATTGGTACATCTGCTTTTAGCCAGTTAGCCATCGATGCCAACATGTGGCGTAATAGCGATTGGGCGCGCCGTAAGGGCCTGTATGCAGAACTGCATCCAGCGCTGGAGGGTATGGAAGAGTCCATTGCCCGCTTGGCTAATCAATTAGCGAACAGCAGTCCGGAAGCAATGAAAGAAATGAAAAAGATGTTCTGGTCAGGCACGGACGATTGGGATGACTTGTTAAGTAAACGCGCCGAGATCAGTGGCCGCTTGGTATTGAGCCACTTTTCCAAGGAGGCAATCGCGAAATTCAAGGCGAAAGTATAG
- a CDS encoding GxxExxY protein, whose amino-acid sequence MEINDITGIIIDEAIKLHNDLGPGLLESVYEEVLTHCLNKRGLDVKRLVPIPVFYDGIKMEVGFRADMIVENRVIIEIKSVEILAPVHHKQLLTYLKLTDISVGLIINFNEALLKNGIKRIVNNFNPALSAPLRETKN is encoded by the coding sequence ATGGAAATAAATGATATTACAGGTATTATTATTGATGAAGCAATAAAACTTCATAACGATTTAGGTCCGGGATTACTTGAGTCAGTTTATGAAGAAGTTTTGACTCATTGCCTAAATAAAAGAGGATTGGATGTGAAAAGGCTGGTTCCCATTCCTGTATTCTATGATGGCATTAAAATGGAAGTTGGATTTCGTGCAGATATGATTGTAGAAAACAGAGTGATCATTGAAATAAAATCAGTGGAGATATTGGCGCCTGTTCATCACAAGCAGCTGCTAACATATTTAAAGCTGACTGATATTTCTGTTGGCTTAATTATTAACTTCAACGAGGCATTGTTGAAAAACGGTATTAAAAGAATAGTAAATAATTTTAACCCCGCGCTCTCTGCGCCTCTGCGAGAAACAAAAAATTAA
- the paaZ gene encoding phenylacetic acid degradation bifunctional protein PaaZ, whose amino-acid sequence MKLENYIKGAWVSGDGDGQALYDAVTGDTIAYATTKGLDFAGVLEYGRTVGNTALRKLTFHERGRMLKALAMYLMERKDKFYQLSYRSGATRADSWIDIEGGIGNLFANASLRRKFPDLPYCTDGDPIGLSKGGTFMGHHLLVPKEGVAVHINAYNFPVWGMLEKCAVNWLAGVPAVVKPAQVTSYLTEAVVKEIIASGILPEGALQLLCGSAGDILDHVNAQDVVTFTGSKSTGLMLKGHPNILEQSVPFNMEADSLNCIVLGEDVTPDKPEWDIFIKEVRKEITVKAGQKCTAVRRIFVPEHLIEDAYIALGKALGQTTIGNPLNEKVRMGALAGKEQRDGVKENIQKLLATSQIVYGSLDSVEVIDADASRGAFISPILLLNNNPFKSENVHDIECFGPVSTIMPYSHIDDAIALSKKGKGSLCCSIVTANDKLATEFVVGAATHHGRILVLNQECAKESTGHGSPLPMLIHGGPGRAGGGEEMGGVRGVKHYMQRVAVQGSPTTLTEITQTYQANAKGRHDGVHPFRKYFEDLQVGDQLITERRIITSADIDSFADLSGDHFYAHKINTDFTGTMFERQVAHGYFIMSAAAGLFVDGSELGPVLLNYGIDELRFTKPVYPGSELYIRFTCKEKLPQDPKDENDIPKGIVKWYVEMLDESNEHVGIATILTMVAKRKG is encoded by the coding sequence ATGAAACTAGAGAACTACATCAAAGGAGCCTGGGTTTCAGGCGATGGCGACGGGCAGGCATTGTATGATGCTGTTACAGGCGACACAATTGCTTATGCTACCACAAAAGGTTTGGACTTTGCCGGTGTACTGGAGTATGGCAGAACAGTAGGTAATACCGCCCTGCGCAAATTGACTTTCCATGAACGCGGCCGCATGCTTAAAGCCTTGGCCATGTACCTGATGGAGCGCAAAGACAAATTCTACCAGCTTAGCTATCGCAGCGGTGCTACACGGGCCGATAGCTGGATTGATATTGAAGGCGGTATTGGTAACCTGTTTGCCAATGCTTCACTTCGCCGCAAATTTCCTGACCTGCCTTATTGTACCGATGGCGATCCTATTGGTTTAAGTAAGGGCGGTACGTTTATGGGCCATCACCTACTGGTGCCAAAAGAAGGCGTTGCCGTTCACATCAATGCCTATAACTTCCCGGTGTGGGGTATGCTGGAAAAATGTGCTGTTAACTGGTTGGCCGGAGTACCCGCTGTAGTAAAGCCGGCACAAGTCACTTCCTATCTTACCGAAGCCGTAGTGAAAGAGATCATTGCTTCTGGCATTTTACCTGAAGGAGCATTGCAACTGCTTTGCGGAAGCGCTGGCGATATATTAGATCACGTAAACGCACAAGACGTGGTCACTTTCACGGGCTCCAAAAGTACAGGCCTGATGCTGAAAGGACATCCCAACATCCTGGAGCAAAGCGTGCCGTTCAATATGGAGGCCGACTCATTAAACTGTATTGTGTTGGGTGAAGACGTAACTCCAGACAAGCCAGAGTGGGACATCTTTATTAAAGAAGTGCGTAAAGAGATTACTGTAAAAGCCGGACAGAAGTGTACAGCCGTCCGCCGCATTTTTGTGCCGGAGCACTTGATTGAAGACGCCTACATTGCTTTAGGTAAGGCACTGGGTCAAACTACTATTGGTAATCCGCTAAATGAAAAAGTGCGCATGGGTGCCTTGGCAGGTAAAGAGCAGCGCGATGGTGTAAAAGAAAACATCCAAAAATTACTGGCCACTTCACAGATCGTTTACGGTTCATTAGATAGCGTAGAAGTAATTGATGCTGATGCCAGTCGCGGGGCATTCATATCTCCAATTTTATTACTTAACAATAATCCTTTCAAAAGTGAAAACGTGCACGATATTGAGTGCTTTGGTCCGGTAAGCACTATCATGCCGTATTCTCATATTGATGATGCCATTGCACTGTCCAAAAAGGGGAAGGGTTCACTTTGCTGCTCTATAGTAACAGCCAATGATAAATTAGCCACAGAGTTTGTGGTAGGTGCTGCTACCCACCATGGCCGTATATTGGTATTGAACCAGGAGTGCGCCAAAGAAAGCACAGGTCATGGTTCACCATTGCCTATGCTCATTCATGGCGGTCCAGGCCGTGCAGGCGGTGGTGAAGAAATGGGCGGTGTGCGTGGTGTAAAACACTACATGCAGCGTGTAGCCGTGCAAGGTTCTCCAACTACACTTACAGAGATCACTCAAACCTACCAGGCAAATGCCAAGGGACGTCACGATGGTGTACACCCTTTTCGCAAATACTTTGAAGACCTGCAGGTTGGTGACCAGCTTATTACTGAAAGAAGAATTATTACATCTGCGGATATCGATTCCTTTGCTGATTTAAGCGGCGACCACTTCTATGCGCATAAGATCAATACCGATTTCACCGGTACCATGTTTGAACGCCAGGTAGCTCACGGCTATTTCATTATGAGCGCTGCGGCCGGCCTGTTTGTTGATGGTAGTGAGTTAGGCCCTGTTTTGTTGAACTATGGCATTGACGAACTGCGCTTCACCAAACCAGTCTACCCCGGCAGCGAGCTCTATATCCGCTTTACCTGTAAGGAAAAACTGCCCCAAGATCCTAAGGACGAAAATGATATACCCAAAGGTATTGTCAAGTGGTATGTAGAAATGCTCGACGAATCCAACGAACACGTCGGCATCGCCACCATTTTAACAATGGTGGCTAAGAGGAAAGGATAG